The proteins below are encoded in one region of Mycobacterium shinjukuense:
- a CDS encoding nucleotidyltransferase domain-containing protein, with translation MSCRVPHFGGRRPPTFEILLPSGVDLLVLDDAPLELAGRVALGGSLLFETDRQARVVWEATTRKIYLDELPRITRAHREFAEALHRDR, from the coding sequence GTGTCGTGCCGCGTTCCGCACTTCGGCGGACGACGGCCACCGACCTTCGAGATTCTGCTGCCGTCGGGCGTTGACCTGCTTGTGCTCGATGACGCTCCGCTGGAACTCGCGGGCCGGGTTGCGCTGGGTGGGTCGCTGCTATTCGAGACGGATCGGCAGGCCCGGGTGGTTTGGGAAGCCACCACACGCAAGATTTACCTGGACGAACTGCCACGCATCACTCGGGCCCATCGCGAATTCGCGGAAGCGCTGCACCGTGACCGATGA
- a CDS encoding type II toxin-antitoxin system Phd/YefM family antitoxin: protein MRTVTSTEAKARLNALLSEVERTGVAVTITNHGRPVAVLSPAKPVPRRFGQLPTLVVPDTFNDPLPASEIAAWENNL from the coding sequence ATGCGAACGGTGACGAGCACGGAAGCCAAGGCGCGGCTCAACGCCCTTTTGTCCGAGGTGGAACGGACCGGTGTCGCGGTCACGATTACCAACCACGGGCGCCCCGTGGCCGTGTTGTCACCGGCCAAACCGGTACCGCGCCGCTTCGGTCAGCTGCCAACCTTGGTTGTGCCAGACACGTTCAACGATCCGCTACCTGCCTCCGAAATCGCGGCGTGGGAAAACAACTTGTGA
- a CDS encoding PIN domain-containing protein: MISAASAWEIAIKTRLGRLDGEPLLSAWSDIVAALTATDIPIDAHDAIFASRLTWDHRDPFDRILVAQPPDETSP; the protein is encoded by the coding sequence ATGATCTCGGCCGCGTCGGCCTGGGAGATCGCCATCAAGACCAGACTCGGCCGGCTCGACGGCGAGCCGCTGCTCTCGGCCTGGTCTGACATCGTCGCCGCATTGACCGCGACCGATATCCCGATCGACGCGCACGACGCTATCTTCGCCAGCCGCCTGACCTGGGATCACAGAGACCCGTTCGACCGCATCCTCGTGGCCCAACCACCCGACGAAACCTCGCCATAG
- a CDS encoding helix-turn-helix transcriptional regulator, which produces MGAEVTHPVYATRVLCEVANERGVSTRDVLAGTGIEPADLDKPDTVVSARDEIAAVRRLLARLPDLPNKGAGVGIDVGSRFTLTHFGLFGFAVMSCGTLRELFAIAMRYFALTMLHIDVTLFETADDCVVDLDVGHLPADVQRFFLERDVAGIITTTMSFAQPVAEKYADRVSAEVAIDEQSLRPLLGLMPVHDIAFGRAHNRLHFPRAMFDEPLPQADRHTLEMCIAQCDVLMQRNEQRRGITALVRTKLFRDSGCFPTLPDVAAELAVHPRTLRRRLAEEGTSFRALLTEARSTVAVDLLRNVGLTVAEVSTRLGYTEVSTFSHAFKRWFGVAPSAYARRG; this is translated from the coding sequence ATGGGAGCCGAGGTCACGCACCCGGTGTATGCGACCCGGGTGCTGTGCGAGGTGGCCAACGAACGCGGGGTGTCCACCCGCGATGTGTTGGCGGGCACCGGCATCGAACCGGCCGATCTGGATAAGCCGGACACCGTCGTCAGCGCGCGCGACGAGATCGCCGCGGTGCGCAGGCTGCTGGCCCGGCTGCCGGACTTGCCGAACAAAGGGGCGGGCGTGGGGATCGACGTGGGGAGCCGGTTCACGCTCACCCATTTCGGGTTGTTCGGGTTTGCCGTGATGTCGTGCGGCACCCTGCGCGAACTGTTCGCCATCGCGATGCGCTACTTCGCGCTGACGATGCTGCACATCGACGTGACGTTGTTTGAAACCGCCGACGACTGCGTGGTTGATCTGGACGTGGGCCACTTACCGGCCGATGTTCAGCGGTTCTTCCTGGAACGCGATGTCGCCGGAATCATCACGACGACAATGAGTTTCGCGCAGCCGGTGGCCGAAAAATACGCCGACCGGGTGTCGGCGGAGGTGGCGATCGACGAACAGTCGTTGCGTCCGCTGCTCGGGCTCATGCCGGTCCACGACATCGCCTTCGGCCGAGCGCACAACAGGTTGCACTTCCCGCGTGCCATGTTCGACGAGCCGTTGCCGCAGGCCGATCGCCACACCTTGGAGATGTGTATTGCGCAGTGTGACGTGCTGATGCAGCGCAACGAGCAACGCCGGGGCATCACCGCGCTGGTGCGCACCAAGCTGTTTCGCGATTCCGGTTGTTTCCCAACGCTTCCCGACGTTGCCGCGGAGCTGGCCGTGCATCCGCGGACGCTGCGGCGCCGACTCGCCGAGGAGGGCACGTCGTTTCGGGCCTTGCTCACCGAGGCGCGCTCCACGGTGGCCGTCGACTTGCTGCGCAACGTCGGGTTGACGGTGGCGGAGGTGTCCACCCGGCTGGGTTACACGGAGGTCTCGACGTTCTCGCATGCCTTCAAACGCTGGTTTGGCGTGGCGCCGAGCGCGTATGCACGCCGTGGGTAG
- a CDS encoding cytochrome P450: protein MATLTAERPARGPARRLSTWTMTREALTVGFDAGEGFLGRARGSDITRFRCAGRRFVSISHPDYVDHVLHAARLRYVKSDEYGPIRAAAGLNLLTDEGDSWARHRGVLNPIFARRHLNGLVDLMIDPITAVADALVPGVRFDMHQTMVEATLRVVANALFSQDFGPLVHSMNDLATRGLRRAEKLERLGLWGLMPRPVYDTLTWCTFSGVQLPPPLRELQEITLALDRAVNAVIDRRLAQPTDAADLLNVLLHADGGTWPRQRVRDEALTFMLAGHETTANAMSWFWYLLSRHPAVRDRMLAEVDGVLGTRRPTADDLGKLGWTTACLQESQRYFSSVWIIAREAIDDDVIDGHHIRRGTTVVIPIHHIHHDPRWWPDPERFDPRRFLDDRAKTRPRSAYLPFGGGRRSCIGQSFALMEMVLLAAIMSQRFTFDLAPACPVELEATLTLRPKHGIHLIGSRR from the coding sequence ATGGCCACTCTGACCGCCGAGCGGCCCGCCAGGGGACCGGCCAGGCGCCTGAGCACCTGGACGATGACGCGGGAGGCGCTCACCGTCGGATTCGATGCCGGCGAGGGTTTCCTGGGCCGGGCTCGCGGCAGTGACATCACCCGATTTCGCTGTGCCGGAAGGCGTTTCGTGTCGATCAGTCACCCCGACTACGTCGACCACGTGCTGCACGCAGCGCGGCTGAGATACGTCAAGTCCGACGAGTACGGGCCGATCCGGGCCGCCGCCGGACTCAACCTGCTCACCGACGAGGGCGATTCGTGGGCGCGCCACCGCGGAGTGCTGAACCCGATCTTCGCCCGGCGTCATCTGAACGGGCTGGTCGACCTGATGATCGATCCGATCACAGCCGTCGCCGATGCGCTGGTGCCCGGCGTGCGGTTCGACATGCACCAGACGATGGTGGAGGCGACCCTGCGGGTGGTCGCCAACGCGCTGTTCAGCCAGGACTTCGGCCCGCTGGTGCACAGCATGAACGATCTGGCCACGCGCGGGCTGCGGCGTGCGGAAAAGCTGGAGCGCCTCGGGCTGTGGGGCCTGATGCCGCGGCCGGTCTACGACACGCTGACCTGGTGCACCTTCTCCGGTGTCCAGCTGCCGCCACCGCTGCGCGAATTGCAGGAGATCACGCTGGCGCTCGACCGCGCGGTCAACGCGGTGATCGATCGGCGACTGGCACAACCCACCGACGCCGCCGATCTGCTCAACGTGTTGCTGCACGCCGACGGCGGCACCTGGCCGCGTCAGCGGGTCCGCGACGAGGCGCTGACCTTCATGCTCGCCGGCCATGAAACCACCGCCAACGCCATGTCGTGGTTCTGGTATCTGCTGTCGCGGCACCCCGCGGTCCGCGACCGGATGCTCGCCGAGGTAGACGGCGTGCTGGGGACGCGCCGCCCGACCGCCGACGATCTGGGCAAGCTGGGCTGGACCACCGCCTGCCTGCAGGAGTCGCAGCGCTACTTCTCGTCGGTATGGATCATCGCCCGCGAGGCCATCGACGACGACGTGATCGACGGCCACCACATCCGCCGCGGCACCACCGTCGTCATCCCGATCCACCACATTCACCACGACCCGCGCTGGTGGCCCGACCCGGAGAGGTTCGACCCCCGCCGATTTCTCGACGACCGGGCCAAGACCCGTCCCCGCTCGGCGTATCTGCCGTTCGGCGGCGGTCGGCGCAGCTGCATCGGGCAAAGCTTCGCACTCATGGAGATGGTGCTGCTGGCGGCAATCATGAGTCAACGCTTCACCTTTGACCTCGCGCCGGCATGCCCCGTCGAACTCGAGGCCACGCTGACGCTGCGACCCAAGCACGGAATACACCTCATCGGAAGCAGGCGCTGA
- a CDS encoding flavin-containing monooxygenase, protein MPQILIVGAGFSGIGAAIKLDRAGFHDYLVVEAGDGVGGTWHWNTYPGIAVDIPSFSYQYSFEQSPRWTRTYAPGHELKAYAEHCVDKYGIRSRIRLHTKVLAAEFDDEHALWRVHTDPGGELTARFVINASGVLTVPKLPDIDGVDSFEGITMHTARWDHGQDLAGKRVGIIGTGASAVQVIPEIAPIVAHLTVFQRTPIWCFPKFDVPLPKAVRAAMRVPGGKAVHRLLSQAFVETTFPVAAHYFTVFPLARRMESAGKAYLRQQVHDPVLREQLTPRYAVGCKRPGFHNTYLSTFNRDNVTLVTEPIDKITPTAVVTADSTHHQVDVLILATGFKVMDTDNVPTYAVTGSGGRSLSRFWDEHRLQAYEGVSVPGFPNFFTVFGPYGYVGSSYFALIETQTHHIIRCLKRARRAGATRVEVTEEANARYFAEVMRRRHRQVFWQDSCRLANSYYFDKNGDVPLRPTTTVEAFWRSRRFKLNDYRFTG, encoded by the coding sequence ATGCCCCAGATTCTGATCGTGGGCGCCGGATTCTCCGGGATCGGCGCCGCCATCAAACTCGACCGGGCGGGGTTTCACGACTACCTCGTGGTCGAAGCCGGCGACGGGGTGGGCGGCACCTGGCACTGGAACACCTATCCCGGTATCGCCGTGGACATTCCGTCGTTTTCCTACCAGTACTCCTTTGAGCAGAGCCCGCGCTGGACACGGACCTACGCCCCTGGACACGAGCTGAAGGCCTACGCCGAACACTGCGTCGACAAGTACGGCATTCGGTCGCGAATAAGGTTGCACACCAAGGTCCTTGCCGCCGAGTTCGACGACGAGCACGCCCTGTGGCGCGTGCACACCGATCCCGGGGGAGAACTCACCGCCAGGTTTGTGATCAACGCCAGCGGGGTGCTCACGGTGCCGAAGCTGCCCGACATCGACGGGGTGGACTCGTTCGAGGGCATCACCATGCACACCGCGCGCTGGGATCACGGCCAGGACCTGGCCGGCAAGCGCGTCGGGATCATCGGCACCGGCGCGTCGGCGGTGCAGGTCATCCCGGAGATCGCGCCAATCGTCGCCCACCTCACCGTTTTTCAGCGCACCCCGATCTGGTGCTTTCCCAAGTTCGACGTGCCGCTGCCCAAGGCGGTCCGCGCGGCGATGCGGGTTCCCGGCGGCAAAGCGGTCCATCGGCTGCTCAGTCAGGCGTTCGTGGAGACCACCTTCCCCGTCGCGGCGCACTACTTCACGGTGTTCCCGCTGGCCAGGCGAATGGAGTCGGCGGGAAAGGCCTATCTGCGCCAGCAGGTCCACGACCCGGTGCTGCGCGAGCAGCTCACCCCGCGATACGCGGTGGGCTGCAAGCGGCCCGGCTTCCACAACACCTACCTGTCGACGTTCAACCGCGACAACGTAACGCTGGTCACCGAGCCGATCGACAAGATCACCCCCACCGCGGTGGTCACCGCCGATAGCACCCACCACCAGGTCGACGTGCTGATCCTGGCGACCGGCTTCAAGGTGATGGACACCGACAACGTCCCCACCTACGCCGTCACCGGAAGTGGCGGCCGCTCGCTGAGCCGGTTCTGGGACGAGCATCGGCTGCAGGCCTACGAAGGCGTCAGCGTGCCCGGGTTCCCGAACTTCTTCACCGTGTTCGGCCCCTACGGCTACGTCGGCTCGTCCTATTTCGCGCTCATCGAGACCCAGACCCACCACATCATCCGCTGCCTGAAACGGGCCCGCCGCGCCGGCGCCACCCGCGTCGAGGTGACCGAGGAGGCCAACGCCCGCTACTTCGCCGAGGTGATGCGCCGGCGGCACCGTCAGGTCTTCTGGCAGGACAGTTGCCGGCTGGCCAACAGCTACTACTTCGACAAAAACGGCGACGTGCCGTTGCGCCCCACCACCACGGTGGAGGCCTTCTGGCGCAGCCGGCGGTTCAAGCTCAACGACTACCGGTTCACCGGCTAG
- a CDS encoding DUF2891 family protein has translation MVRNDTANPVFHGCIDWHSAVHGNYALRVVARLTGDEQFVDVARSVMSTDGLRDELASIDEGRVSGELPYGFAWFLILDREAAVPEMAPLATTISSQLRRWITGGSELLASEYHNLSFAAFATAPAAQITRASRRKSPRTHGVSGAFPSAGAN, from the coding sequence GTGGTGCGCAATGACACGGCGAATCCGGTCTTTCACGGATGCATCGACTGGCACAGCGCCGTCCACGGGAACTACGCGCTGCGTGTCGTCGCACGCCTTACCGGCGACGAACAATTCGTCGACGTGGCCCGGTCGGTGATGTCCACCGACGGCCTCCGCGACGAGCTCGCGTCCATCGACGAAGGGCGAGTCAGCGGGGAGCTGCCCTACGGCTTTGCGTGGTTCCTCATTCTCGATCGCGAGGCCGCGGTGCCGGAGATGGCGCCGTTAGCGACGACGATAAGTTCCCAGCTGCGCCGGTGGATCACTGGGGGAAGCGAACTCTTAGCGAGCGAGTACCACAACCTCTCCTTCGCGGCGTTCGCGACAGCGCCTGCTGCCCAGATAACCCGCGCCAGCAGACGGAAAAGCCCCCGAACGCACGGCGTGTCGGGGGCTTTTCCGTCTGCTGGCGCCAATTAG
- the metK gene encoding methionine adenosyltransferase encodes MTAKGRLFTSESVTEGHPDKICDAISDSVLDALLAQDPRSRVAVETLVTTGQVHVVGEVTTAAKEAFADITNTVRQRILDIGYDSSDKGFDGATCGVNIGIGAQSPDIAQGVDTAHEARVEGAADPLDSQGAGDQGLMFGYAINDTPELMPLPIALAHRLSRRLTEVRKNGVLPYLRPDGKTQVTIAYEDNVPVRLDTVVLSTQHAADIDLEQTLAPDVREKVLNTVLDDLAHETLDASSVRVLVNPTGKFVLGGPMGDAGLTGRKIIVDTYGGWARHGGGAFSGKDPSKVDRSAAYAMRWVAKNVVAAGLAERVEVQVAYAIGKAAPVGLFVETFGTETVDPVKIEKAIGEVFDLRPGAIIRDLDLLRPIYAPTAAYGHFGRTDIELPWEQLNKVDDLKRAI; translated from the coding sequence GTGACTGCGAAGGGTCGGCTGTTTACCAGTGAATCGGTGACCGAGGGACATCCGGACAAGATCTGTGACGCGATCAGCGATTCGGTCCTGGACGCGCTGCTGGCCCAGGACCCGCGCTCCCGCGTCGCGGTCGAGACGCTGGTGACCACCGGGCAGGTGCACGTGGTGGGGGAGGTGACGACCGCGGCGAAGGAGGCCTTCGCCGACATCACCAACACGGTCCGCCAGCGCATCCTGGACATCGGCTACGACTCCTCGGACAAGGGCTTCGACGGGGCGACCTGCGGGGTGAACATCGGCATCGGGGCGCAGTCGCCCGACATCGCCCAAGGGGTCGACACCGCCCACGAGGCGCGTGTCGAGGGCGCGGCCGATCCGCTGGACTCGCAGGGCGCCGGTGACCAGGGCCTGATGTTCGGCTACGCGATCAACGACACCCCGGAACTGATGCCGTTGCCGATCGCGCTGGCCCACCGGCTGTCGCGGCGGCTGACCGAGGTCCGCAAGAACGGGGTGCTGCCCTACCTGCGGCCCGACGGCAAGACGCAGGTCACCATCGCCTACGAGGACAACGTGCCGGTGCGGCTGGACACCGTGGTGCTCTCCACCCAGCACGCCGCCGACATTGACCTGGAGCAGACGCTGGCTCCCGACGTCCGGGAGAAGGTGCTCAACACCGTGCTCGACGATTTGGCGCACGAAACCCTGGACGCGTCGTCGGTGCGGGTGCTGGTGAACCCAACCGGCAAGTTCGTGCTCGGGGGGCCGATGGGTGACGCGGGACTGACCGGCCGCAAGATCATCGTCGACACCTATGGCGGCTGGGCCCGTCACGGCGGCGGCGCCTTCTCCGGCAAGGATCCGTCCAAGGTGGACCGTTCGGCGGCCTACGCGATGCGCTGGGTGGCCAAGAACGTCGTCGCCGCGGGCCTGGCGGAGCGGGTCGAGGTGCAGGTGGCCTACGCCATCGGCAAGGCCGCGCCCGTCGGCCTGTTTGTCGAGACGTTCGGCACCGAGACGGTCGACCCGGTCAAGATCGAGAAGGCCATCGGCGAGGTGTTCGATCTGCGCCCCGGCGCCATCATCCGCGACCTGGACCTGTTGCGCCCGATCTACGCGCCGACGGCGGCCTACGGGCACTTCGGCCGCACCGACATCGAGCTGCCGTGGGAGCAGCTCAACAAGGTCGACGACCTCAAGCGCGCCATCTAA
- the coaBC gene encoding bifunctional phosphopantothenoylcysteine decarboxylase/phosphopantothenate--cysteine ligase CoaBC: protein MDSKRIIVGVSGGIAAYKACTVVRQLTEAGHRVRVIPTESALRFIGAATFEALSGEPVRTGVFDDVPAVPHVDLGQRADLVVVAPATADLLARAVAGRADDLLTATLLTARCPVMFAPAMHTEMWLHPATVDNVATLRRRGAVVLEPASGRLTGADSGTGRLPEAEEITTLAQLLLERHDALPYDLAGRKMLVTAGGTREAIDPVRFIGNRSSGKQGYAVARVAAQRGAEVTLVAGHTAGLIDPAGVNVVHVSSAQQLGDAVSKHAPDADVLVMAAAVADFRPAQVSAAKIKKRADGPPTIDLLPNDDVLAGAVRAREHGQLPNMRAIVGFAAETGDATGDVLFHAREKLRRKGCDLLVVNAVGDGRAFEVDSNDGWLLASDGTESALQHGSKTLMASRIVDAIVAFLDGDGR from the coding sequence GTGGACAGCAAGCGGATCATCGTCGGCGTCTCCGGCGGTATCGCCGCCTACAAGGCGTGCACCGTGGTCCGCCAGCTCACCGAGGCCGGCCACCGCGTCCGGGTGATCCCCACCGAATCTGCGTTGCGTTTCATCGGGGCGGCCACCTTCGAGGCGCTGTCCGGTGAGCCGGTGCGCACCGGCGTCTTCGACGACGTTCCGGCCGTGCCGCACGTTGACCTCGGTCAGCGGGCCGACCTTGTGGTGGTGGCGCCGGCCACCGCCGACCTACTGGCCCGGGCGGTGGCCGGCCGAGCCGACGACCTGCTGACCGCGACATTGCTCACGGCCCGATGTCCGGTGATGTTCGCGCCGGCGATGCACACCGAGATGTGGCTGCATCCGGCCACCGTCGACAACGTCGCCACCCTGCGCCGCCGGGGCGCGGTGGTGCTGGAACCCGCCTCCGGGCGGCTCACCGGAGCCGACAGCGGGACCGGACGGCTGCCCGAGGCCGAGGAGATCACCACCCTTGCCCAGCTGCTGCTGGAGCGGCACGACGCGCTGCCCTACGATCTTGCCGGCCGCAAGATGCTGGTGACCGCGGGCGGCACCCGGGAGGCGATCGATCCGGTGCGCTTTATCGGCAACCGCAGCTCGGGCAAGCAGGGCTACGCGGTCGCGCGGGTCGCCGCCCAGCGCGGTGCCGAGGTGACGCTGGTCGCCGGACACACCGCGGGACTCATCGACCCCGCCGGGGTCAACGTGGTGCACGTCAGCTCGGCGCAGCAACTCGGCGACGCGGTGTCCAAACACGCGCCCGACGCGGACGTGCTGGTGATGGCCGCGGCGGTGGCCGACTTCCGGCCCGCCCAGGTGTCTGCCGCCAAGATCAAGAAGCGCGCCGACGGGCCGCCGACGATCGACCTCCTACCCAACGACGACGTGCTGGCCGGCGCGGTGCGCGCCCGCGAACACGGGCAGCTGCCCAACATGCGGGCGATCGTCGGGTTTGCCGCCGAGACCGGCGACGCGACCGGCGATGTGCTGTTTCATGCCCGGGAAAAGCTCCGCCGCAAGGGCTGTGACCTGTTGGTGGTCAACGCCGTGGGCGACGGCAGGGCCTTCGAGGTGGACAGCAACGACGGCTGGTTGCTGGCCTCGGACGGAACCGAGTCGGCGCTACAGCACGGCTCCAAGACGCTGATGGCAAGTCGTATCGTGGACGCCATCGTGGCGTTTCTGGATGGTGACGGCCGGTAG
- the rpoZ gene encoding DNA-directed RNA polymerase subunit omega, which produces MSMSQSNASLAAVPPADQFDPSSGGVGAYDTPLGITNPPIDELLDRVSSKYALVIYAAKRARQINDYYNQLGEGILEYVGPLVEPGLQEKPLSIALREIHADLLEHTEGE; this is translated from the coding sequence GTGAGTATGTCGCAGTCCAATGCGTCGTTGGCCGCCGTTCCCCCGGCGGATCAGTTCGATCCGTCGTCGGGGGGAGTGGGCGCCTATGACACCCCGTTGGGCATCACCAATCCGCCCATCGACGAGTTGCTGGACCGCGTCTCGAGCAAGTACGCCCTGGTGATTTACGCGGCGAAGCGGGCGCGGCAGATCAACGACTACTACAACCAGCTCGGCGAGGGCATCCTGGAATACGTCGGCCCGCTGGTCGAGCCCGGCTTGCAGGAAAAGCCGCTGTCCATCGCGTTGCGCGAGATCCACGCCGACCTGCTCGAGCACACCGAGGGCGAGTAG
- the gmk gene encoding guanylate kinase: MQAQRPVGATDPGAPTSAGGGPGGEGVTHREQTAPGRVVVLSGPSAVGKSTVVRCLRERIPNLHFSVSATTRAPRAGEVDGVDYHFVTPARFQELIDRGELLEWADIHAGLHRSGTLAQPVRAATASGVPVLIEVDLAGARAIKKAMPEAVTVFLAPPSWEDLEARLVGRGTETPDVIRRRLDTARIEMAAQSDFDEVVVNSRLESACAELVSLLVGDPPKPA; encoded by the coding sequence ATGCAGGCCCAACGGCCTGTGGGGGCTACCGACCCAGGGGCGCCAACGAGCGCCGGCGGGGGACCGGGCGGTGAAGGCGTGACGCACCGCGAGCAAACCGCTCCCGGGCGTGTCGTGGTGCTGTCCGGTCCCTCCGCGGTCGGAAAATCGACAGTGGTTCGGTGTCTGCGCGAGCGGATCCCCAACCTGCATTTCAGCGTCTCGGCCACCACGCGGGCGCCGCGGGCCGGCGAGGTCGACGGGGTGGACTACCACTTCGTCACGCCCGCCCGCTTCCAGGAGCTGATCGACCGGGGCGAACTGCTGGAGTGGGCAGATATCCATGCTGGCCTGCACCGATCCGGCACGCTGGCGCAGCCGGTGCGGGCGGCCACCGCGTCCGGCGTTCCGGTGCTCATCGAGGTCGACCTGGCCGGGGCCCGGGCCATCAAGAAGGCGATGCCGGAGGCCGTCACCGTGTTCTTGGCCCCGCCCAGTTGGGAGGACCTGGAGGCCAGGCTGGTCGGCCGGGGCACCGAAACACCCGATGTCATCCGCCGCCGCCTGGACACCGCGCGCATCGAAATGGCAGCCCAAAGCGACTTTGACGAGGTCGTGGTGAACAGTCGATTAGAATCTGCGTGCGCCGAATTGGTATCCTTGCTGGTGGGAGACCCGCCGAAGCCGGCATAA
- the mihF gene encoding integration host factor, actinobacterial type, whose translation MALPQLTDEQRAAALEKAAAARRARAELKDRLKRGGTNLTQVLKDAESDEVLGKMKVSALLEALPKVGKVKAQEIMTELEIAPTRRLRGLGDRQRKALLEKFGSA comes from the coding sequence GTGGCCCTTCCCCAGTTGACCGACGAGCAGCGCGCGGCCGCGTTGGAGAAGGCTGCTGCCGCACGTCGAGCGCGAGCGGAGCTCAAAGACCGGCTCAAGCGTGGCGGCACCAACCTCACGCAGGTGCTCAAGGACGCCGAAAGCGACGAAGTCTTGGGCAAGATGAAGGTGTCCGCGCTGCTTGAGGCGTTGCCGAAGGTGGGCAAGGTCAAGGCGCAGGAAATCATGACCGAGCTCGAAATCGCGCCGACGCGCCGCCTGCGCGGTCTGGGCGACCGCCAGCGCAAGGCGCTGCTGGAAAAGTTCGGCTCCGCCTAA